TTGCAACCCCCATCATGTGATTGTCGGCGGTGGTGGAGATGTGAATGAACACCGCCTACACTAAAAAGCGAATTCGAACCAAGGGCAAATACGAAGCTTATATGCTGCGATATGTTCCAATAGCAGTCTAATAGGAGGATCTGGTTCTGCGCTGCGGTAAGAGTGTAAGACGTTAGATCTCTAGATGGTGTCGAGTCGATATAGAATTAATTGGGTTGGAGTCAGCTATCGTTTGATGAGTTTTGGTGTATGGAATGCAACTTACACATCCCATCTTATTTTTAGGTCGACTCATGAAATCCGAGTGAAATCAAATCATCCTGTCGGAAAAATATGTACAGCTTGGCACCAGAGTTTTATAACGGTTTGGCAAAACAACTAAACGCAACGCGAATTGATTTCTAACTACAGAAAAGCTGGAAAAATTAATCGTCAttactgaaaagaaaaaactatagGATATTCAAATTTGAACTGTAACTTTCATTTCGAAACTGATGTATGCGAATATTAGAATGTAAGAAAACAAAGCAGTAAATAATTAAGATAATCTCAAAAAATAGCACTATGGCTGAATCAATACTTTCCTACCTTATATGATCTGCACGCATGGCCGTTTTCGTGATGCAAAATGTATTATTTGTAATCGTCAATGCCGAGGGAAAACAGCAGTCAGCACGCCAACACACCTTccgccattttcaatttctttttcttacacTTCCTCTCACTTGCTCCAGAGTGCAGACGTTTCAGCAGAAGGTGCGAGAAGCCGAGAAGGCAGTTTAGTGATGGTAGTTGGTAAAGACAGCACACAAACAAAGTTTGTCTCGTGGACTTGAGTGGTTGACTTGAGTTGAGTGGttgtttttgactttttgtttttattttgtaaaactGAATTCaacattaaagtggtgattgtACTTTTTAACTGGTGCTACCACTGCTGTCCTGTCATGTTTGATGGACGTCTAGGACGAGGTTGTGTTAAAAGTTATTGCAGTTGCAGAAGACGACGCTTCAATCTGTTCATGTTAATGGAACTTGTTCAACGACATCGTGATATCATGCAGTTCTGCTACCAAGTAAGTCGTCATTTAATGAACTACCTATTAAACAAACAATGAACGAACTTCAACAAAACTTCtaaaaaattgtattgtaTAAAACTATTATAACTTATCGTAGACTTTGCTCTTTCCATTGTGACTCCCACCACTCGCAtacggtaaaataataatcgctTTCTCGTTTGTCTCTTCCGTATATAGGCCTACCAAAGCATCTGTTTTAGTGTTTTAGTAGAAGTGGAATATAAGCTTTTGTCTTCATCATCCCGTAATGGAGGCAAACCAGTAGTATGCCACTTGTGAGAAAAGAGTTTCAGCGATAGTTCACGGCGAATGATTTCAGAGAAAAATTGACGTTTACGACAAAATCAATGCGGCATGGCATAGTTGAGAGCAGGAAACGGCTTTTCCTTGTAATTGTCGCTATACCGAATGTGTGGAATTGTGGATAGACAAACCTCGTGTGAGGCAGCCTATGGTTTCGTGGAAGAAAGCGCTTATGATGTGCACCACGGATATGTGCAGCAGAGGCTGGATGAGTCAACAGCAAACGAAAAGCAGCTTGAAAACGCCCGCTCCGGCTGGTATTAACAACAAGTTTCGATTAGGCtatattgaactttttaaaaatagatgtaAAGTATCGTTCCAGTGTATAGACTACTTTGAGTTAAAGTTAAactcatcaccaccaccacctttcAGCTGCTCAACGTTGTTCTCCAACTGCCTGCTGGTCTTCTTGGCCTAACCGGCCCTCTGATCACTTGGAGAGCCGCAAAAGTTCTATAATTGTGATGTCattgaaaacaacattttaacTTTCCTTTTTAACGTCTaacagcattttttttttttttttttttttaatttaatgatGCAGATTTATTTGGCTCCTTATACCTTTGCAGCACCCCGTGCACCGCCTTGTGTTAGCTTTGGCAGTTGAAATGGTAGGATCACACGGGAACCTCGTTATTCCACGTTATTCAGAGTCTACGTGTTGATTTTTAGACGATGCTAGTAAAAACAATTCTTTTGGTTCATTGGAACCGACGGGCCCGTTCTATCGATCCGTTGCAGCTTCCTATACGACCTCACATTCCACGTCTTGCGTGTGGCGAGACAGAAACATAACAAACACATGACAACAGTGTCACGATTACATGATACACAGTGTGATGTAACGAGGGCGACGATTATTGAttactttattttataatAGCTATTATGTCAggaggaatttttattttcacgcgACCGTCTAATGGTTTTTACCATTGGGAAACACGAAATTAGAATAGTTATAAAGCAAAGGAAAACATGTTTGAATCGATTAACATGCTTTCCTTTCTACTGCAGTACGCGAATAAATGTATAGAAGATTGAGACGAGACTTAGTAAACAGCAAGTCGAATATTAAGTTTATTATTAATGCCGGAAAAAGCTTTTATCACCTTACAGTCAGCATAGCCATATAGGAACTCGTAATTGAAGTTTGCAAACTTGAAAATTAACTCGCACTGTCATAGCAGGGAAAATGCGCATTTTCACTATAATTTACAAATTTTCTGCTgtaaattttacaaaagaacTGGAGctgttcacttttttttttgtttcttgttaacATTTTCAGCTGTAGTTTCATGCCTTGCTCGTCCAGTTTGTCCACCCATTAATAAACGGAATCGCATTCGTTTGCTATGGCTCAGTCGTTAAGTTTTCATTTAGTTGAATTGTTGGTTGGCTTCAGTAATTCATTTATCTCTCTGTGAGTATACTGCTGTGAGCCTTCGGTTGGGCAACCAGCTCCCAAAAGGCCAGCTTGAACAGATTTGATGTATAGGAAAGAACCCAGTCCTCctgtatttcttttacttactCGAAGTGCCGTCTCAGAGGAAGTGAATTTCCAGTGTCACTCGCTGTTTTCGAGGAGACACCAAACTATAGTCCTCTGGAGTCTGGATCTAGAGGCAATTAGGCCTTACATGAATACCCGGAAATGTCAAGCGGCAACATTATTTTGAGCGACTATACATATAATTTTAATCGGATTTAATGTGAAACTTTAATCGTGTAAGATGCTGAGATGAAAATACGACTATTAGTAACCTTgcaaaattgattttgatccCCAGGAGATTCCGTGCCACTCTAGGCCACTGCCGAGATTTTCATGACGATGGGTTCGGAGGGATTGGGTTCTTGAGAGGGCAAAAAATTACTTTGATATATCCTTAGGATTATTATTCACCGAAAAGTTGGGAATTGCCTTTTTTCGAATgcagattttcatttttttttttttttaaagtttttatacGCGTTTTTCAATAGCAAAATTCTATATATTACAGGCTTACAGCAACGTTATTCCTTAACAGTTTGTTTTAATGGTTATTATTGATTTACtttattctgttttgttttttgtttgtttgtgaatCAAGTCGTTCTTGCATTTTATTAAACGGGGTATGCACTTGGCGCAGCAACTCTACTGCTGTTTGTTGGTGGGAGATGATCACCCATTGTCGAAAGGTTCAGTAATATTGCGCAAATATATTGCGCTAAATATGTTGTACTCTTCGTGCTCTTATGCCATTTAAAATGTAGTTGCCTGGGGCAATATGTCGCCAGGAAGATTATATGATTATTTGCTTCTGCCCTTCCCACCTGTTCCGACTTCCGAGACTTGTACATATTTATGCCCTGTTAACATCATTGGCAGCATCCCGATCTTGTCTAGAATTTAATTCCCGCAAGGCCATGAGATGCAGAAATTCCGATTCAAGTGAGATATACAGAATTGGACTATTAAGTAAGGATAATTACCGAATTTTGAGCCGTCGACTGAATAACCCGTTGGAGAAATGTGTCATTATTGTGTAACGTTGGATAGTTGAATACCATTGTGTATGCTATGcagggtttttctttctttcttagatACAACTAGTATATACTCCAAGTACAATTTTAATGAAACTATAGAAAATTTGAGACAATAAACAGCAGACGTGGCATTTTGGGAAAATCAATACCAAtgcataaataatttttatgtacttttattttacgttAAATGTAGCCTAATTATGCGTGGCTAACgagcaattttattttgtccttTAAATGAATCAGGGCACGTTTGAATTCTTTGCTAGTAAACATGTACATCAATGGATTGTAAATGGTGTGGACGGTAAACCAGTCGACGAGATATTGGTtggcaacaataataaaagggCAATTAATTTGGAGACGAAAACACCAGTAAATAGCGATGCCAAACAAAGTAACGGGAAAAGTACAAATCCAGAAAGGTAACATATTGACAGACATGCTTAAAGCGGCGCGAATTTCAAGTCGATTGAGCTTTGGGCGGCTGGTAAACCAGGGAAAACAGAGCGTGTCGTCCAGTTGAGATTCAAGGTGTTGAAGAGCATCACCATTGCCTGTTGCATTAGTCCAATTTTCAATCGGATTTTCCCCTTGACGAGGTTCATCGACCACAGGAaaatcttgtttaaaaaaaaaaaacgaaaaaaaatgttcaataatTTACTCAAAAACTTTTTAGAGTAATCTCTAAATTAATACACAATTGTTCTAATTTACCCGAACCAGAAACTTCTTATGACTTCATAGTTACCTGTAGTAACATTGATTGAAACAGCTGGATGAAATTGAAGTGCAATTGCTGATGTTTCGAGAAAGTTCGGTGGTTGTCTTTTGATGATTTTTCGTGTACGGATGAATATCATAGTGTGCAATGTGATGCAGAGAATGCCCAGAAGTAGATCGTAGATCAAGTAAGCATGCACGTGATGGAGGTTAATTGTgcaatttttgatatttttatatcCGGTCCAAAATGGACTCGTTATCACCATGTACGTCACGATGAACACGAAGGATAAAAGGTAAATTGTTCCTCGATTTGTCACTTTCTCCTTGTACCACTCGTAACGAGCGACGGCCAAGTAGCGATCAAGGGCCGCAAGGGCGAGGAAAGATAAAATAATTGTGTAAAACACTCCTGCATTGAAAACGTAAATCTGGCATGCCACTCTGTTTTGGGTAGGGTCCAAGTGGGCCACTATTTGTACAACTGCTATGATCAAGCAAAACTGATTAACCACCGCAATCGCTATCCAATGCAAGTGGCGCGGATAGTGCAATTGCCGTGAAAATCCAATCACTAGCGCAGTAAATACATTTATCAAGGTACTAATCAAAATAACAACGATGCGAAAAGTTTGAGTACTTAAAGTCATAGGCCTTCGTCCCACTCCTATTGGGATGTCTAAACTTGCTAGTAGGGACGTCAAATTTCCTACCGATTCATTCATTTGACTACGAAAAGATTGAGCTAAGGCTCTAGGATTGACTCTAGGACTAGGACTGTGCTTTATGGAGAACTGAAGCGGATATACTCACATGTGAAGCTTTATATGTAGACATGACGACGTTTGACTTGCGCAGTCATAGTCTCAATGATCACTTGCATTCTTTACCTTTGGTATAATTTTATGGTATATTATAATCGTGCagcaaaatagatttatttgtattttattctcAATTCGCGTACTATGTTACTGAAAttggaaattaaattaaaacaaggTACTATTCTATTagatttaaattgttttgtacAGTTATTTAATTTCCGTAACTTGCCATCTATATGAAGAAAACTATCGGGTAAAAAAAGTACACTGTTATGGCTAATACAGACGATACATTTTCGGTCAGTGTCTCGCAAACAAATTGGCGGAATTTCGTCTCTAATAACGAAGACTCTCGCGCCATCTAGTGGACATTACTTTTTCCACTGAGTGACAGCCAACCTCCTTTGCATCCACGAACAACTGGACGAAACGGCTGGATACTTACTCAGATAGCTCAACGTCATCTGAGATCTAGCAAGTCTCACAGCGTGTATTAGAGAATtaaaattagaacaagaaacaAACGAATCTCGCATGTTAAAGCCAGTGCAAAATAAAGCACAGCAGCttatcaagaaacaaatttcgtGACAATATGACCATTAACAGATGAGCCATTGGCAACAGCAAAAACAAATCTATTGCCgtgtattgttttgtttttttttgcaatccAGTGAAGTTAGTGAACTGcatgaaataaaacatttccatGATTTTGAAACAGTGTAATGTGGACTGCGTCCGATTTTTCACCCCAATGAAACAATAAGTATTAAGAAAACGTACTATAATTCACTAGAGTGACTATATAAACTACTCCAATCAACAAAATCAAACTGGAACGAAATTGGATTTATTGAGTGATGGACCAAACTAAAACCAAATTATGTTTAATATCTATCCGCTTACCAAAGATAAAGTCGCACACAAAATGGAAGAACAGCAGGCAATACTATAATGCTAATGATACACTAAATTAAAATGCATTGATTTCGCAATCACCACTGCCAAAACTGAATTTATTGACGTAACCGCAACGGGCCATGTGATTTTTGGTGCCAGAATAAGGTGGAAGGCCATGAGCTCCTGTCCCAGTGCATGGTGATTGAATAATGTCAGTTTCCCATCCGGATGCTGTAGATAATTTTAACAATAAAGATGTGAAATTAACTTCAATTATGCATCGATCGGCAAtgagaaacaaacagaatggCGACAATCAACTTCATCCGTTTACACGATTTCGACATCAAACCAGCCGTTTACGGTCTCTGAGCAATCCATGTCAAAATCCACCATATGATAGTGATCTCCCCATCTAGGAAAAAGTAGGTAACACGCACAGCATTACAAATTATACACACATGGGGAAAACGTGAGTATGATATTTGTGATAGATTTGTGTTACTTGTTCAGTTCTTGATATTCCGGTAAAATAGAATTACTTGTAGTCCAGGCCAAAGGCGTACCGAAAGCGGAACTACCCATGTAGGTTCCTTGTCCTGCCTGAGCTCCGAACCAGTCAAGTTTGGTATCGCCGATTCTCCAGGCATCGTATGATTCCCAGGGTGCGCCAAAACCTAAAGAATTtacctaaaaacaaagaaagaatGGTACTTGATATAAAATAATTACATAAAAACAATGTCTATCACTGTTCTTTGTGATCACATACTTGAATAGAAACGGAGCAATTTGAGGACCCTGCATCTTGGTCATCCATGCAGACAGGACGAACAACTTTGTCATCGATTCCACCTCGAATGAACATGTTTTGCTCATTTTGCGTCGTCTTGTAGATGAATACCACTGTCCGTCGAATTGGCGATGAGGACGTAGTAGTAGTTGGGGTAGTAGTGGTCGGTGTTGTAGTagtcggtgtagtagtggtcggtgtagtagtagtcggtgtagtagtggTCGGTGTAATAGTAGTTGGTGTAGTAGTtgtcggtgtagtagtagtcggtgtagtagtggtcggtgtagtagtagttgtcATCATCTCAGTTGTAGAGATGTCGTGAGTTTCAAGCACAATGTCATCGATGGCGATAGCATCTTCGTTGTTTGATCCACAGTACCCATAAAAAATCAACTAAACAGATAAGGTAATAAACCCAATGAcattaagaaaaatgaatctaGGCTTGCAAAGGACGTTAGTGTCTTACCGTCACATCGGTTGGTTCCGACACGCGGAGAGAGGTAGAGGCTGGGCGCCAGTTGAAATTCGATGCTGTTGAATAACTCGTCAATGTAAGCAATGTCGTTTCAACGTCACCAGCAGCAATCACAAGctgcaaaaagaaattagttttATATTAGAGATCAccaatttttcaatcacaagaTGTTTTACCTCCAAAACGTTGCCACTGTCGAATCTGGAGCGAATCCAAAATTCGAACGTTATCGTGTCACCGGGCAAGGCCGTGAATGCCTCTGAGCGCAATATGAGAAGGCCGGCAGACAATTGGGAGTTGCGGGTAGCTCGCAGGTATTTGGTACCTGACAAAGGAGCGGGAGGCGGATTGCTGACTTCAGCAGGATAATAGAAATCTTCGACAATCCAGTGGACGCTGGACGGCGAATTGTCGTACCAAGGATCGGCGGATCCACTCTCAAAGTTGTTGCTCAACAGGATCCGAGCTGAACGAGGATCGACATCAGACAAACGATTTTG
This sequence is a window from Daphnia pulicaria isolate SC F1-1A chromosome 7, SC_F0-13Bv2, whole genome shotgun sequence. Protein-coding genes within it:
- the LOC124349688 gene encoding uncharacterized protein LOC124349688 encodes the protein MTEKKCYTRVNMNPVYSLNVYSIKLQAHSLILRLKDLKFYRPDNRTSRTRKGSIEPLYIAAHLNVAISIAVCLAGLNVSQNRLSDVDPRSARILLSNNFESGSADPWYDNSPSSVHWIVEDFYYPAEVSNPPPAPLSGTKYLRATRNSQLSAGLLILRSEAFTALPGDTITFEFWIRSRFDSGNVLELVIAAGDVETTLLTLTSYSTASNFNWRPASTSLRVSEPTDVTLIFYGYCGSNNEDAIAIDDIVLETHDISTTEMMTTTTTPTTTTPTTTTPTTTTPTTITPTTTTPTTTTPTTTTPTTTTPTTTTPTTTTSSSPIRRTVVFIYKTTQNEQNMFIRGGIDDKVVRPVCMDDQDAGSSNCSVSIQVNSLGFGAPWESYDAWRIGDTKLDWFGAQAGQGTYMGSSAFGTPLAWTTSNSILPEYQELNKWGDHYHMVDFDMDCSETVNGWFDVEIV
- the LOC124348478 gene encoding 5-hydroxytryptamine receptor 2B-like encodes the protein MNESVGNLTSLLASLDIPIGVGRRPMTLSTQTFRIVVILISTLINVFTALVIGFSRQLHYPRHLHWIAIAVVNQFCLIIAVVQIVAHLDPTQNRVACQIYVFNAGVFYTIILSFLALAALDRYLAVARYEWYKEKVTNRGTIYLLSFVFIVTYMVITSPFWTGYKNIKNCTINLHHVHAYLIYDLLLGILCITLHTMIFIRTRKIIKRQPPNFLETSAIALQFHPAVSINVTTDFPVVDEPRQGENPIENWTNATGNGDALQHLESQLDDTLCFPWFTSRPKLNRLEIRAALSMSVNMLPFWICTFPVTLFGIAIYWCFRLQINCPFIIVANQYLVDWFTVHTIYNPLMYMFTSKEFKRALIHLKDKIKLLVSHA